A DNA window from Mobula birostris isolate sMobBir1 chromosome 3, sMobBir1.hap1, whole genome shotgun sequence contains the following coding sequences:
- the plk2b gene encoding serine/threonine-protein kinase PLK2b: protein MDLLRTITYQQNTKMCDQPLGRSADHCFNKRQEDLTCTSTELSRIITDPATGKCYCRGKVLGKGGFAKCYEMTDLTTNIVYAAKIIPHTRVAKPHQREKIDREIELHRTLHHKHIVHFYHHFEDKENIYILLEHCSRRSMAHVLKARKVLTEPEVRYYLRQIVSGLKCLHEQGILHRDLKLGNFFINESMELKIGDFGLAAKLEPVEQRSRTICGTPNYLSPEVLNKQGHGCESDIWALGCVMYTMLLGRPPFETTNLKETYRCIKEARYTMPSSLSISARQLIASMLAKNPEDRPSLDDILHYDFLTQGFTPERLSESCCHYAPDFHLSSPAKNFFKKAAAALFGGKKDKAKFLDNHNKLGKDDVDDIYKLKSDLKKMSLSKQLNRSRSDEESKLTGKPPVTHIKPESPLPMKDNEQQIRDSIRMIVRGTLGSCSSSSESLEDSTMGSVADTVTRVLKGCLENMPEGDNFPKEQLSFSFQWVTKWVDYSNKYGFGYQLSDRTVGVLFNNGTHMSLLADKKTIHYYAELGQCSVFSTVDIPEKFVSQMTILKYFAHYMEENLMEGGDLPSSVDAQKSRLCLLQWLKSDRALMMLFSDGTFQVNFYHDHTKIIICNHNEEYLLTYINEDRVSATFKLSTLLMSGCSQELRTRMEYALNMVQQRFN, encoded by the exons ATGGATTTACTGAGGACTATCACTTACCAGCAAAACACAAAGATGTGCGACCAGCCACTCGGCAGATCCGCGGATCACTGCTTCAACAAAAGACAGGAAGATTTGACATGCACCAGTACGGAGTTGTCCCGGATTATAACTGATCCTGCTACTGGCAAATGTTACTGTAGAGGCAAAGTGCTGGGAAAG ggaggttttGCCAAGTGCTACGAGATGACAGACCTGACCACGAACATCGTCTATGCTGCAAAAATCATCCCACACACTAGAGTAGCCAAACCCCATCAGAGAGAAAAG ATTGATCGCGAAATTGAGCTGCACCGAACGCTTCACCACAAGCATATCGTTCACTTTTACCATCACTTTGAAGATAAAGAAAACATTTACATCCTATTGGAACACTGCAGCCGAAGA TCGATGGCTCACGTGCTAAAAGCTCGGAAAGTGCTGACAGAACCAGAAGTACGATACTACCTCCGACAGATAGTCTCAGGGCTAAAGTGTCTACATGAACAAGGAATTCTACACAGAGACCTCAAGCTag GTAACTTTTTCATCAATGAGTCCATGGAACTGAAAATAGGAGATTTTGGGTTAGCAGCAAAGCTGGAACCTGTGGAGCAGAGAAGCAG AACTATCTGCGGCACACCAAATTACTTGTCTCCTGAAGTTCTCAACAAACAAGGACATGGCTGTGAATCTGATATTTGGGCATTGGGCTGTGTAAT GTATACAATGCTGTTGGGGCGGCCCCCATTTGAAACGACTAACCTAAAAGAAACTTACAGATGTATTAAGGAAGCTAGATACACAATGCCGTCATCATTGTCGATATCTGCGAGACAGTTGATAGCCAGTATGCTAGCAAAAAATCCAGAAGATCGACCCAGTCTAGATGACATATTGCATTATGATTTCCTTACTCAG GGGTTTACGCCCGAGAGACTGTCAGAATCCTGCTGTCATTATGCGCCAGACTTTCACCTGTCCAGTCCTGCCAAGAACTTTTTCAAGAAGGCAGCTGCAGCCCTGTTTGGTGGGAAGAAGGATAAGGCCAAGTTCTTGGATAATCACA ACAAACTGGGAAAAGATGACGTGGATGATATTTACAAGCTGAAGAGTGACTTAAAGAAGATGTCTTTAAGTAAGCAACTGAACAGAAGTCGGTCAGATGAG GAGTCAAAATTGACTGGCAAGCCACCAGTTACCCACATTAAACCTGAGAGCCCCTTGCCAATGAAGGATAATGAACAGCAAATCAGAGATTCAATAAGGATGATAGTAAGAGGAACATTGGGAAGCTGCAGTAGCAGCAGTGAAT CACTCGaagacagtaccatgggaagtgTGGCTGACACAGTTACAAGAGTATTAAAGGGCTGCTTGGAAAATATGCCAGAAG GAGACAACTTTCCAAAAGAGCAGTTGAGCTTCTCCTTCCAATGGGTCACCAAATGGGTGGATTATTCTAATAAGTATGGCTTTGGGTATCAGTTGTCTGATCGCACAGTTGGCGTCCTCTTCAATAATGGAACCCACATGAGCTTGTTGGCAGATAAAAA AACAATCCACTACTATGCAGAGCTGGGCCAATGTTCTGTCTTCTCAACAGTTGATATCCCTGAGAAGTTTGTTAGTCAGATGACTATTCTGAAATATTTTGCACACTACATGGAAGAAAATCTAATGGAG GGTGGCGATCTGCCTAGTTCTGTGGATGCCCAGAAATCTAGATTGTGTCTCCTTCAGTGGCTGAAGTCAGACCGTGCACTGATGATGCTCTTTAGTGATGGCACATTCCAG GTGAATTTTTATCATGATCATACAAAAATTATTATTTGCAACCACAATGAGGAATACCTACTTACTTACATCAATGAAGATAGGGTTTCTGCTACATTCAAGCTATCAACACTGCTGATGTCTGGATGTTCACAAGAACTTCGTACCAGAATGGAGTATGCATTGAATATGGTGCAACAAAGATTTAATTAA